The Streptomyces sp. NBC_00670 genome window below encodes:
- a CDS encoding enhanced serine sensitivity protein SseB has protein sequence MDIPAQAHPQPHPHGGWPGNELEEVLSASLGVPSAGARIVEVLTRSFLWVPLPNGRGAHGGPLDLPTLELDGQVYVPVFSSEEQFRQVVGAHMGFTIAPAVEFARGLPPQVGLAVNPDGVLGIPLPPDAVAELCRGGRTPLDGPASGGRVRLFEPDWQDDPVDLLAAASAEFAATGIVLSARRCLAAIETADPVMFVGVELASRDPEAHTVPLDALGRALAKAPVATPVNMVFLDAAQDPVCDWLRENVRPFYQLGY, from the coding sequence ATGGACATCCCGGCACAGGCGCACCCGCAACCCCACCCCCACGGCGGCTGGCCCGGCAACGAGCTGGAGGAGGTGCTCTCCGCCTCCCTCGGTGTGCCCTCCGCCGGCGCCCGCATCGTCGAGGTGCTGACCCGCAGCTTCCTCTGGGTCCCGCTCCCCAACGGCCGCGGCGCGCACGGCGGTCCGCTCGACCTGCCCACCCTGGAACTGGACGGCCAGGTCTACGTCCCCGTCTTCAGCTCCGAGGAACAGTTCCGCCAGGTCGTCGGCGCGCACATGGGGTTCACCATCGCCCCCGCCGTGGAGTTCGCGCGCGGGCTGCCCCCGCAGGTGGGCCTCGCCGTCAACCCGGACGGCGTGCTCGGCATCCCGCTGCCGCCCGACGCCGTGGCCGAACTGTGCCGGGGCGGCCGTACGCCGCTGGACGGCCCCGCCTCCGGCGGCCGCGTCCGGCTGTTCGAGCCGGACTGGCAGGACGACCCGGTGGACCTCCTCGCCGCCGCCTCCGCCGAGTTCGCCGCGACCGGCATCGTGCTCTCCGCCCGCCGCTGCCTGGCCGCGATCGAGACGGCCGACCCCGTCATGTTCGTCGGCGTCGAACTCGCCTCCCGGGACCCCGAGGCGCACACGGTCCCCCTGGACGCCCTCGGCCGCGCCCTGGCCAAGGCCCCCGTCGCCACCCCCGTCAACATGGTCTTCCTGGACGCCGCCCAGGACCCCGTCTGCGACTGGCTGAGGGAGAACGTCCGCCCCTTCTACCAACTGGGCTACTGA